A genomic region of Mesorhizobium sp. NZP2077 contains the following coding sequences:
- a CDS encoding DNA-3-methyladenine glycosylase gives MQRIATLDDIARGLDALCIIDPRLEKVRGMAGEVPLRLSEPGFRSLASIIVSQQVSRASADAIFGRLTRLVDPLTPQAILAAGEEMFREAGLSRPKQRGLIAIAQAVADGLDLNHLCSLEAEEAITAMTAVPGIGPWTAEVYLLFAAGHPDIFPARDVALQSAVGHALGIEPRPPEKTLIQLAESWSPWRGVASRLFWSYYRETRGRDAAPPA, from the coding sequence ATGCAACGCATCGCGACACTGGACGACATTGCGCGCGGGCTCGATGCGCTTTGCATCATCGATCCACGCCTGGAAAAGGTGCGCGGCATGGCGGGCGAGGTGCCGCTGCGGCTCTCCGAGCCCGGCTTCAGAAGCCTGGCCTCGATCATCGTCTCGCAGCAGGTCTCCCGGGCGAGCGCCGATGCCATCTTCGGCCGGTTGACCAGGCTTGTCGATCCGCTGACGCCGCAGGCGATCCTGGCCGCCGGCGAGGAGATGTTTCGCGAGGCCGGCCTGTCGCGGCCCAAGCAGCGCGGTCTGATCGCGATCGCCCAGGCGGTGGCCGACGGCCTCGACCTCAATCACCTCTGCTCGCTTGAGGCTGAGGAGGCGATCACTGCGATGACGGCGGTGCCCGGCATCGGCCCGTGGACGGCGGAAGTGTACCTGCTGTTTGCCGCCGGGCACCCCGATATTTTTCCGGCGCGCGATGTCGCGCTGCAGAGTGCGGTCGGCCATGCGCTCGGCATCGAGCCGCGTCCGCCGGAGAAAACACTGATCCAACTCGCCGAATCATGGAGCCCGTGGCGAGGTGTCGCATCGCGGCTTTTCTGGTCCTATTATCGAGAAACCAGGGGCAGGGACGCAGCACCGCCAGCCTGA
- a CDS encoding HNH endonuclease codes for MTVAVSPDGLPALVLNADYRPLSYYPLSLWSWQDAIKAVFLDRVNIVAEYEHAVSSPTFSMKLPSVVSLKAYVKPSRHPAFTRFNVFLRDRFQCQYCGTPDDLTFDHVIPRHRGGATTWENVVAACSPCNLRKGGMMPAHAKMFPLQKPYQPTVHDLHNNGRLFPPNHLHESWMDYLYWDVELEP; via the coding sequence GTGACGGTTGCCGTATCTCCGGATGGGCTTCCAGCACTGGTGCTGAATGCGGATTACCGTCCGCTCAGCTATTACCCCTTGTCGCTCTGGTCCTGGCAGGACGCCATCAAGGCGGTGTTCCTCGACCGAGTGAACATCGTTGCCGAATACGAGCATGCGGTGTCCTCGCCGACCTTCTCGATGAAGCTGCCGAGCGTGGTTAGTCTGAAGGCCTATGTGAAGCCGTCGAGGCATCCCGCCTTCACGCGCTTCAACGTCTTCCTGCGTGACCGCTTCCAGTGCCAGTATTGCGGCACGCCTGACGATCTGACCTTCGACCACGTCATCCCTCGCCATCGCGGCGGTGCGACGACATGGGAGAATGTCGTCGCCGCCTGCTCGCCCTGCAATCTCAGGAAGGGCGGCATGATGCCGGCGCATGCCAAGATGTTTCCGCTGCAGAAGCCTTACCAGCCGACGGTGCATGATCTGCACAACAACGGCCGCCTGTTCCCGCCGAACCATCTGCATGAAAGCTGGATGGATTATCTGTACTGGGATGTTGAGCTGGAACCATAG
- a CDS encoding disulfide bond formation protein B, with amino-acid sequence MTATMNADTGRQRTRTALFLAVAMAATVGSALCFQYIGGYIPCHLCLEQRTPYYIGAPLMVLAVIASMLHAPAWLTRGLLAVGGLLMLYGLYLGVYHSGVEWQWWAGPTDCTAGAGPVDTGGKGVLDALDKFVPPSCDKAALRILGLSLAGWNAIASLVLAAVAFRGALSRD; translated from the coding sequence ATGACAGCGACCATGAATGCCGACACCGGACGCCAGCGGACGCGGACCGCCCTGTTTCTCGCCGTCGCCATGGCCGCGACCGTCGGTTCGGCGCTCTGCTTCCAGTACATTGGCGGCTATATCCCCTGCCACCTCTGCCTGGAACAGCGCACCCCCTATTATATCGGCGCGCCGCTGATGGTGCTGGCGGTGATTGCATCGATGCTGCACGCACCCGCATGGCTGACGCGCGGCCTGCTGGCTGTCGGCGGCCTGCTGATGCTCTACGGCCTCTATCTCGGCGTCTACCATTCCGGCGTCGAATGGCAGTGGTGGGCCGGCCCGACCGATTGCACGGCGGGCGCTGGACCGGTGGACACTGGCGGCAAGGGCGTTCTCGACGCGCTCGACAAATTCGTACCGCCCTCCTGCGACAAGGCCGCACTGCGCATCCTCGGCCTGTCGCTGGCCGGCTGGAACGCCATCGCCAGCCTTGTGCTTGCAGCGGTCGCCTTCCGCGGCGCGCTTTCCCGCGACTGA